In Cryptomeria japonica chromosome 1, Sugi_1.0, whole genome shotgun sequence, the sequence attgattattaaaaaaatatctttCTAACATTTTTTTTTCTAAACATACCCATTAAACCTAGAGGTCTAATTAAGAGAAGTTAAATCTGTTCCGTTCCATACCTCAGATATTTCTGTTTATTATCGGCTATTATTTTACCCAGTAAAACGATGCCAAATTTCCTCACACACGCAACAGCCCACGTCGGCTATATTCTGTCCACGTGGAAACACGAGCTTGCCAACGTGGCATGGTCTGTGAGAAATTTGTGGCTGGAATTGCGCGAGGAGTTTAGTGAGAATGGCAACATATGATTAGGTGTGTTGTGTGCAGGTATGTTCAGGCGATGTATGTTAGAATGGATCTACTTCAGCCCTTACCGGTAATCAGGCGGTACTCCATATGCTCCCTGTTCTCCATTGATTTCACCGCCAAGCCTCGCAGACACAATTTCATAGTTCGCTCTGCTAACAGAAAGGACTCAGCTTCCAACAGTGATGAGAGCAACACAAACAAAGGTATAAttcaattttttgttgaacttaattaatcaatagattttcaAATTCGACAGAGTGAGTTCAGTGCACCCTAGTTGATTTTTATGAGCATGTTTCTTTTCCTCCTTGTTAAACCCAAATTAGGATCTGTGTCACATAGGATTGGTGCAGCTATGGATGTGCTTTGTAAAGGACACATCATGGGCGTCTGTAAAATTTGTGAAGGAATTTGAATTCTGCAGTCACAGCTGGATAGAAATATTCAGtcattttggatttttgaatgagatAAAAGAATTCTCAGAGGGAGTATGCTAACACATCATCAATTCACTACAAGTGCTTTAGTGCTGATAATAACTCAGACTACCTCTTTCTTGCAACTATTATCTGTATGAAATTACATAGATATTTTTTTGAAGAGTATTTATTCGGGAATATGCCTATATGATGATAAATAGCTTTTAGATCTATGATAAATAACTTTTAGTTACAAATGTTATCTGTATGAGATTACATAGGTATTTTTTGAAGAGTACTTATTCGGGAATATGCCTATATGATAAATAGCTTTTAGATCTATGATAAATAACTTCTAGTTACAAATGATTCAAAAATAACAGCCTCAAGTTAGAGAAGGTATCAGGAGAAACTGCTGGAGTGCTACTCTGCCAGAGAGGGAGAATGCTAACATATAAGCGGTAACTCCAAAGCCAATTTCTGACTTATGGAAAGAATTTCTTTTACCAAAAATTATTGAAGCCTAATTTTGTTATCAAATTCTTACTTTGTTGTCAAATTGTGCAATaaatgatattgctatcaggattcagcTGTGTAGTTTTCAAGTCAAACTTATTGactcatgtttcatgagtagtggttctcaagaactcatttcttatgagaatgaatggtacacttagcactcattgcatctaagtTGATCCTCACAGATTTGAACATTGGGTCTTtccaggaggtcacccatcccaattcTACTCCAACTCAAACGTGCTTAACCATGGAATTCccccaaggttaaacccacttagcttgttaccccatttgcaaaaccttcatcaagtgttGTGAAATGATACATTCATTATAGAGAccttttagctcatcaattgataagtaggagatattttccacatcAAGTCAAATTTGTTAATGAACCTTTTCAGCTAACTTGTAGACTATGTAGTACAAATTCAAAACCCAAGTATATGACAAAGACTGTGTTTAAGTGAAGGTAAAGAGGGTCCTGTTCACCTTTTCGAGCACTAAAGAGTttcctttaattttttcttctgTTAACCCCAAATTTTTAGCAGTTTATTCAGGATCATACACCAAGATTTGTGTCCCGTTTTGAATCCCATAAATTCCAATTGTATCAATCTTCCTCAGGCCAATCTTCATCAATGTAACATGTTTCTTGCTACAGAAAATCAAAGACAGCAATAGCAATTTGTTGTAGTATCTCCAGAGTCTAAAAGATTTGGAGTAGTTTGTGCTAGGCCAGACACTGGTGACAGCAGCCTATTGAAGTCCTACGTTGAAAAATACCTTTGTGGCAGCTTCACAGGGACATCTTGGTATCTCCATCCACATCAAATCTATGCTAGTTTACTTCAACATTGTGTAGTAAACAAAGCAAGGATTAGTAGACAGTTTGGAACTTCACTTGGAATCCGCATCAAATCTATACCAGTTTACTTCAACATTGTGGTGTAAACAAAGCAAGGATTAGTAGACAGCCTGGAACTTTATTTGGAAAACAGAATGCATATAAAAATGTTCACAGGAAGACATCATCTTTgagaagaaattgaaattgaaccaGCTTAAAGCACTATAAAAATAATCAGCCACCTCAAGTTCATTACCACTGCGAGCAAAGATTACATTTCAGAAAGATTTTTGTGGCCTTAGTgagaactagctattgtgaagaggAAGAATTCTATCAGAAGACCCACATAAAGCTTGTTAAGACTTGAAGGTTCAAAACATGCCTCTTCTGACTATTCAATTGATGAGCATAGCCAGACTGGAGAAGTTATTGGTGCTAAAAAAAAAGGAAGCAATCAATGACTACTCAAATAAATGCTCTTCACAAGTGCTGAGAAGTAGTCCCTGCTTATCATGCAGGATCCTGAAAAGTTTCCTTTACTTTTACTACTTATATCCTAGCATGCAATGTAAACTCATTCCATTAGAAACCACTCTTAGAATCACATGATTGCCCAAAGAATGATGAAAAGTAAATATTTTGTTCCTTGCTACGATGCCTCTAATTCTTTCTGAGCTTTCTTCTCCTTTCGATGAACCAAGCTAAGGCACTGGCCTCATCCTACTTGGAATTGGCGACGCATGGTAGCTAAATGTGAAGTGAGTATTTAATGAATGGGAAATGGTCCATGCAGCAGAGTAGGAAGATGTGGGTATCTTGGCTCATAAGTCAATGTTATAATTCTAAAAGGTAATACTTGTATGTGCCAGTATAAATAGCTTGAGAATTGCTTCAGATTATTTGAAACTGTAATTGTTCTTCATCCTAAGCAAATTACAATATACTAGTACTCTAAATCCTCGAAAGAAGGTATCTACACAACCGTGCATCAGTCTTTTTCCATGTTTCTGTCTTCACATTTTTAGATTCTTAATGAACATGGATGAGATCAACTCCACTGTTATGTTACATTAATCtaaatttagaagaaaaacattGAGAGCTCTCCAAATTGTAATTGAAAGGAAGTTTGAGTCATAACTTTTCTGATGAAATGGTTTGGTAGGGCACCCCAAAATATCTGTAGTAAAACAATTTAGTGGAGGGAACCCTTATGAAAGATATACAGTGGATCCTATGGTAACAAATCAATTATAAGACTTTCACACTCAGACGTTATTGGATCATGAGCATTGTTTTTTGATAGATTTAAAATATATGTTACCAAAATCATGCACTAAAAACCCAAGTACAACATAACAGTTATTAACAGCACAATTATGGATTAAACATGCTCTGCAGTAGATTTAATTATTTACCATTGACACTAATGCACATATGGTTCATTACAAAAGAAGACAAGACACCGCAAGTATCGGAGATTTTCAGAAGAATTGATAGCCCTCTTGGATGACTCAGCAATAACTTCTAGATGCCCATGTCTTGCGCAGAGTACCCATGAGGTACTTGACATAAATGTAAATTCTGTTGCCATTTTGAAGAAATTCTTTTGAGATTTACCCTGTTTGGTGTGCATAGTGATTTGAATTTCAAAAGGTCTCTTGCAATTACCACCAGATATCATGAACATAATTTTCACTTGCAGGGAAAAGCTTCATTTCTGATACCTAGTCGCGTTAATATTGATTAGTAAACTGCAGACAATTTTCCTCCACTCATATTTAGTTACTCATACATAATTACATTTTGGGGAATTCATTGTAGTATTTAAAACTGAGAAGTTCGTAACTTGGTAAATTACATCACGATTGAATAAAACTATAGCTTGTGAACCAGAACTTGCATTGCAGGAAACAATCTGTCGTTTTACATTTCCCTACGTGATGTTAATGTGGAATATCCTAACGAATTATCCATGATTGCAACATTGTAACAAATCATTGGATATTCCTGTTCCAGATCGGTGTTCCTTAAGGTCAAATCATTGCAACATTGATCTTTTTGCTTAAGAGTGGTTGAATAAGTTTCGGGTGTTCCTTAAGGTCAAATCTTGCTTTAGAAATTGTCTCTAAGAACATTATACTTTTCTGTTCAAGCACATTTGCAAAACTTATATTGTAGAACTCCTGATTTTTTTGGCTTTAATATAAACCTGAGATTTGAATATTTATGGGCATTGCCATTAAACTATGAAATTCATGCTTTATGTGAACTTCTTTTCAACTGGAAACAATTGAATGAGGTCTCTGCACATGGTAAGTGTGAGTGATTTCTCAAGTAAAACTGTTATCAGTTTGAAGCAGGATCTCAAAGCATGTGGAGCTTAAAAACCTGACtctatgtatgtgaattgaaaaaTCAGAGACCTGCAAAATGTTGTGGAAGCGGAAGCATAAATCCAGAAAATTAAATACTGCAGCATAAATTAGTTGCAAAGAAATAAGGAAGAGAATGAAATGGAATAACAAAATAACACATAAGAAGCTTATTTACGTGGTAGAACCTTGACAAAATGCGAAAGAAACATCCACAAGGCAAGGTATTGGTATTCTTATTATTTGAAGAAAACGATTACAAACTCCATTGCTGTCATCATGATTCTGAATTTTCAATTTTACAACATTACAATTATCTTGCAATCTACAATTCACAACTCTTACTTTGTGTTCAAGGCAACAAAGATATATATAACATCTTCAAGATAACAACTACCCTATGCTACTGGGTTCGTGTCTGTAGGTGGGTGCACTCAGACCAGGTTCATCCAGGTCTGGGTTCGCATCTGGATATGCACGTGTGTGCGCCCCAGGGGCCCCGGGTTTGGTCTGGGTCTGTGGACGCAGACCCACAGTGAACCTGGGCCCTTGGGGTGCACCCGGGCCACATCTGGGCAAACTCGGACACGAACTCCGACAAACACAGGCAAAAAAAATGTTAGTCACTTAAAAAGTgactttttcaaatttaaaaacactttaaatggcatatgacataatatgataatATTGAAATTTgacatttggcattgatcaatgatgaagtgtcatactatcaaatgtatttagttttataattCTATATATTTCTTAAAAAATTTTTTTTGCGTATATGGATCAGCACCATAGGCGTAGACACAGGCAAAGGCACCGAGGGCAGCAGCGAATACACGAGTTGCAGAAAAAAATCTAGTCCCCCATCCTTTTGATTATCAAGTTGCAGAGCTATAGCCAGTAGTTCCGGTTGAACCAATTGATCAAGCAActctaatttatatatatatatatggatgaacCCAAACCTACAAACCCAAGGGCCAAATTTTTTTTGCTTGAACCTACGAACCGGGTTTGTGTACCTGAACCCGGACCGGTAACTTAGCAACCACTACTAAACATAGAAAAAACCAGCTTtatctttttgaaaaaaattggaatTTCCTTTCAAAGATAAAAACTGTTCTTTTTCTAAAAGATGAGATATTAATTGTTTAtttgttttcttgttttattgttttcatgttGTCACAATCTAACACAAAATCCCACAATCTTTTTCCCCTTTTTTCATTTGCTAATGCACCAACTTTTAAGCTGGATATTGAATTTGAATGTTTTGGTGAAAACTTGTGATTTTTTGAACAATATTTTGATTCACAATCCATTATACATCATCAAGATGATGAAAATATTCACAAACGTTAAGGAGAGAACTCAACTTGGATGATTTTCAACATGCAATTGGGGTATTATGTTGTGAAAAATGTCCTTACACAAGCTAGTCACTGAAAACTGTGTTCTAAATTTTGACTTCATGGTAGTTATAGGTGCCCTGTGGAAAGAGAAAATGGCAAGTTTCCCTTTGACCAAGCCAGGTATGCACAACTATTATGATGTATTACTAACTTAAAACTACCAATCATTTCATTCGTTAAGCATTAACCAAGTGATGAAGAGGTTTGTTCTGCTTTGGAGAGCTACTTTGCACCATACACAACTAGAATGTCATGTGTTCTTTTGAGTTCAAAGAGATGAAGATGAAAACGCAGGAGTCAAAATTGTCCTTATGTTAGTCTCAACTAGGATATCTAGTAGTAGTACATCATTGAGAATAGCTTGACATGTGCCTGAAAAGTAATTTCTGGTTTATTGTGGACAAAATTTTCAGCATGTGATAAGTTTCTTTATACAGAAGTGAATTAATCATACAAGAATCTAGCTTGATAGAGGCGTGTAGTAGTTTTTTTATTTCCATACTTTCTCATTATGATGTTGCTTCTTAGTATCTTACACTTCTACATTACTCTTACAGGTGAGAATTTATCTACTGACTGGGATAAGGCTTGGTCTAACTTCAGgaagcaaaagaagaagaagaaattattcTCCAATTTTGATATTGAAAAGTATGTAACCCGGAACCCAAGGCCTTCAGATTATCCACTTTCAGAGGAGATCGATCCTCTCCGAAAAACTGAAAGATCGGTATTGGATGCTTGGACAAATCCAAAGTTCACTGTAGTAGGATTTAGCATTGTAGTTGGCCTCCTTATTTTTTACATTGCTCTTAAGTAAGTATTTTTCAAAATAGTTTGAATCTGTAGAATAATTATGTTTCTAAAGGAGTACCAAAGTTTGCTACAATATTATGTAAAAATATTGAATTTTCTGAGAATGCAAATGTCAATACCATACTCTCTCCCTACTTTGTTGTGATTAAAATGTATTCATTATTTAGAGGACATTGttaggatttgaaaattttataaTCATTGGTTTGATGATTCAATTTCCCAACTCAGTTGCAGTTGCCAACCTTAATAACTCCGACCAAAATGTAACAGGGGCAGTCCGAAATCATCTCTTACCCATGTCCAAGTTAAGGGTATAACATAGTCCGGACGAATCATCTAATACTAGCACACAATAGAAAGTCACCCATAATTTGAAATTTGATATGGTTAGCCTGGCACCATAAATATAGTGCCTGTCACAGGTGCAGCTTGGCTTTGGAGGAACGCCCTCAATTTGGTGCTATAATGTCATTTACAATCATCTCAACCATTCCTGGGCCTGTGAAAGTATCTTTACCTTTTGGGTTCTGGAAAGCTAATCCCTGCGTTGTTGGTGGTGTTGCTCCTAAATCTAAAGGGAAAGTCTTCAAAGGTATTGCTCCTTTTGTTATTAGAATAGCAGATCCTGTGAGATTGATTCAGAGAGGAATATTTGAGGGATGTTTAAGATAAACTGCAGACCTCTTTAGTGGCTCCAGAGTAAGTCGAAGTTCTGAATTCTGCATTCCTGTTTGTGATAGGCATCTCTATTAGTAAAACTCTGCTGAAGTGTTGCACAAAATATTTTTACATTCTTTAAAGTGGATCATATAAACATGTTTTATTAGCAGTCTCTATGATATATTGGAAATTGCAACATAGGAGAGCAAAGGCATATTTTGAATGTAGCCATTGCCAACTTAACTAATCCATTCGCCTTTTTTTGTGATTTGGGAAAACACTTGTATTTACAAATAAGTATTTTTAACAAACCTTTAATATGCCCCCAGAAAGGAGTAGATCTTTATCACGACTCTACCAGACAGACCAAAATTCATGAAGCTTCTAGTTCAGATGTCTGTTAACACAACGGACAACTGTAACCAACTTAAGCATTCATTTCAGAAACTATGATATTGAAACAGAAGGTGGCAAAAAAGACAAAAGCTTTCCTATCATGCAGAGCACTGGGGGTTATCCCAAATCCCCCAGCCTCTGGTAGGTTCTGGGTGTGGAGTAAGGTTCTAACCTAAAGCAGCAGTAGCATTTTCGGGTTCCTGAGACATTATGCTTACGAGAGATGGCAAGAACAAGGTAAAGGAACTGTTTATCATTCCACGGCTTAAAATTCGCTTCTGTTTGTTCTGTTATCTGGATTGGCAATATTTATAAATACATTTGGAGATTGGCTTTGTGGTCATGCTAATGACTGTAGACAACAAGCTCAAGCTGTGCAAATGTTACTAGAATGAATATTGCATATTCTAATTCTTTAGTGTAGACTACTGATTGTTTCTTAGGATAAGAGAGGATGTTCAAATGCGGGAGGATATAAAATGCAGATGAATGCTTTTAAATACCAAGACAAAGTAACAATTTGTAAAATTATGTTGAGTTGACTCTCAATAGTTAATAGAATTGACAAGAATTGGctacatttgaatttgaattttgaaaatttaaagatTAGATCTTCAAATACgagattgatattttttttttgatcagtaaagGCAGAGCCAAGATTTATATTAATTTTGCATTAATTACAGTATTGACATGACTGAATGGTGTAGCCTCAAAAACCATTCTCAACATATTCCAAAAAAAGAGGGTTTCCGAGCAGGCAGAAAACCATAAGCACCATAATTTCTCGTTTCAAAACCTAGCAAGATTATGTAGTGTAGGATAATAAAACTATAAAGAGTTTAGATGGCAGATTCTCAACTGCCAAAACAAAGATTTTAAACATAAATATGTAGCCAAAATTAACTATAACCAGAGTCTTAGATTAAGCAATCGAAAAAGTTATTATTTTTCAAACAAAACCAAAATGGGGAACCGAGCTTGCACTTTCACTAGAGGGTTCGGATTGAGACAATCCATTTCTCACTCTCCCATGACCTCTACCCATAGGGCGGCCACGACCACGACTAGACCCTTGACGGCCCCTTCTTGCACCACCTCGATATTCTTGTTCGGCTTGGAGCTCCTCATCGTCAGCTTTCAGGGGCAGGATTTCATTGAGTCTTGCGAATTGGATGAGGTCCTCCTCTCTACCCCGATCCTCCAGATTTTCCCCTAGGAACCGCCACTTGAGGTACCTCAGGCCAACTCTAGCGAAAACCCTATGTCTATCTAGGTCTTTCCCTTTCAAGTCCAACAGGAAGGGGTAATACTTGATGAGCTCGCCATGGGCATTGAATAGAATCCTCTCACTTGGCTGAGGAGCCCCTGAGTCATGGAGTGCCTTGTTCAGAATCTCTTGAAATTCCTGAAGGATTTCCTCTAGAAAGAGCTCTTTGGTGGCTCCATACAACTTGCTTAGCTAATTTTTGGTCCAGCAGAGAGGCAACAAATCTGGAAGAGATGCTGGTGTTGTCTCGCGGATACTCCTCCCTATTCAAGTGGCCACTTCCCAGAAtcatttttgttggcatttttgatgtttatgatgtgattgtcattgatggacacacacttgcattgagatcttctttatatgtatgagcctaagctcaatcggaatatgttgcaaccggtatgttgtattatagtcgttagactattggtgttttgcagaatgtgtttaccagtctgaagcggcatgttaaccccaagcggtttgaggatctcaagtgatacaaaggatcaaagtggcaggACACAtacttcccagtcttcattttgtcaaaccggcaaccgacattttgcttgaaccgacatttttgtatgaaccggtaatactctgtgatgagttaccaactggcattttgtgatgagttaccatccaccgattgtttgacggtgctgacactttaacggtgctttttgtgttgtgttaccaagtatgtctaggttcattgaacctaggaaattggattgtaatcctattggactgacatgaaatcagattcctttataaggacatcatgtctagggttttaggttgttgatgtggttgtagcgaaagtttatgttgttgctagggtttaaggtggttgaggagttagagagagtatgaatgtgtagaagactgaagtaatgctggaatgcattaggaacgagctatcaaggatctaaccaagtagtctgtgctattagctagatcaatcacatgttgattactcacatttttgacaagtctgtagcccttaaccgggtaggcccaaaagccttttgtaaatcctctaacaaggtggttcacatctgtggatctaaattcctctagcaaggtagtctttaaacggacttatctcctaacagagattgagattcttaacaggatctgttctggtaaagaacattgtaagaccttaaccggtctggttcctattctgtagatagttacttgtgagttccatctcaccgtggtttttcccatttgggtttccacgtcaaaatctcatgtgttatggtgtttgtgcttttgtgggtgaatgcattatttgctatttggtttgcatgtgcgctaaccggtttgtctgctaaactattttaccggtttattgtcagtcttgtaaagtgtttaagtgcaaagatttttggcatactaattcaccctccccctcttagtattcatcaatttttaccgcCAGAAGGACATGAGGCTCCGAGTGGAGGAGGAGGCGCTTAAGTCTCAAGTCTGTAATTTTTCTGAAGGATACTTGGCGCGTCGAAGCCGAGAAGGAGATGAGGGTGTCTACTCCAAAGCAGGAAGAAGGCCTTGGATATACACTCATAATGAAACCATGCGGAGCCTCAGTCGACATGGATGGCGATAGGAGGATTCTAACAAGAAAGAATGAACAGAGAGAGCTTTGGGATGATTCTGGCAGGGAAGTGATGAAAACGACTTGCAGAATACGCTAAGGCGAGATCATCAGGCGCGCTCTTTAACACCTAATAATGAGGAGTGGgtatgcattaaattctctagctAAGGTGGTAGAGAATATTTGTCCTGGGCGAGCCAAATCTCCCTGGCCCAGTTGAGAAGGCTAACCTATGGACAACACAT encodes:
- the LOC131056149 gene encoding uncharacterized protein LOC131056149, with the protein product MIRCVVCRYVQAMYVRMDLLQPLPVIRRYSICSLFSIDFTAKPRRHNFIVRSANRKDSASNSDESNTNKGENLSTDWDKAWSNFRKQKKKKKLFSNFDIEKYVTRNPRPSDYPLSEEIDPLRKTERSVLDAWTNPKFTVVGFSIVVGLLIFYIALK